Genomic segment of Juglans microcarpa x Juglans regia isolate MS1-56 chromosome 7S, Jm3101_v1.0, whole genome shotgun sequence:
actgttattttgaaattccTACGTCTGGATATAATCTGGTCTGATTTCTGTGTTGATCTTTTGTTAGATGGATCAACTTAAAGGTTCCATTCCATGAGGTTTTTGGTGGTGTGAGGTGCAATCTTAAGGAGGCGGTTGAGATGGCAGGCTTGGTATGGCAGGGTCGTGCTCACTGTGGCCTGGATGATGCGAAAAACACTGCTCGCCTACTTGCGCTCCTCATGCGCAGGGGTTTTAAATTCTCCATTACAAACTCTCTGATGTGGCAGACTACTGACCGCTCATTGATGTGGAAGCAGTCCCCAGAGCCCCTGTCCTCCCCTCCTCAGCCACAGAAACCAAAGGATATTCATATTCCTGTTTTCCCCTATCACCCTTATTGTTTCTGTGGGGTGAAGAGCAGCAGGGGAATGGTCCAGAAGCCGGGGCCAAAGCAAGGGAGCATCTTCTTTGGGTGTGGAAATTGGACTTCCACTAGAGGAGCCCTCTGCCATTACTTCGAATGGGTTGCTACCTGAATGGGAGTATGAGAAGACTTCTCTCAATCTCCCCAATGTTATCCCAAGTCTTCATAAAATGTTTtctgtaaaaattaaaaaaaaaaaaaagaaaaaaaaagaagggataGAAGTAATGGGTTGTCTCCTAGTAAGCAAGTATGCCTTAGGTGCTTGGTGAGGTTTCTGCTTCATACAGTATACATATAAATAGTTGGCTCATTTGCTTAATATTGTGTCTGCTATAGACCAAGTAGTCTTCTAAGGAAAGGGAGCTTCAACCTGTAAAGCTGACTTACTGTTGACTGGAGAACAGCTCGGAATGCACGGATGGGTAGTTAGGATGGTGCTTTTACATGCTCAGGCATGCTAAGTTTATcttaaataatttgtgagataGAGACACTTATCTGAATGCATTTTTAATTGGAATCAGTAGATTTGATGGGCTTGGTCTGCTGATTTCATTTGTTTGATATTAGCTTCCTGTTGCAGTTTTCTAGTTTGGATATCAAAAACATCtcaaccatctcatctcatctcattattataattttcacaaattctcacataaaataaaataaacaattcaattttttcaaattttaaaacaataataatattaaaaaaatattttaataatattttatttaatttttaacttttatctaaaattatttcatctcatctaactatCTAAACACCAGTTGTCTTGTCTTATAGATCCAGTTTTCTCTCCTTGGCACATTTAGGAGCCCCCGACTTAAAAGGTGCCTGatgttgaaaaaattttaaacaggAAGGGGTTTGATAACTTCATTAGAGAAGTTTGTggagtaagatgagatgaaaattttgtgaataatagtaagatagtttgtgagtaatagtgagatagtttgagttatattttatgaaattttggaaaatgagagaaaaagttgaataaaaattattataaaattaaaatattgttagaatatagttttttaatatgatttttgtttggaaatttaaaaaatgaattattttttattttttgtttgaaagtttaagaaaactgtaatgattaatttgaaaaagttgtgatgattggtttaaaagtatttatgtttgagtgatgtttgaaaatgaaatgaaatgataattttgggatgaaaactATTTCCAAAAAGCCCGGTTCGAGCAAACGACCACTTAATCTTTAACTGTTTagatacaagaagtgtttcatctcatctcatctcattattataactttctcaaatttccatacaaaatataataaacaattcaactatttcaaatctcaaaacaataaaaatattaaaaagtaatattctgacaatatttattcaactttcaaattcatctcaactcactatccaaattgtGCCTAAATCTAAATCAAAGCATACTATGTTTACATTCTACCAATTCGTGTTCAGAGTGGAAATAACTGTACTCTCTCTCATTATCCAAGAACTCCATAGTCCATGGTGTGCAACCCTGTCaaatatatttgagataaaCTTTTTTCCTACAAATTCAAGGTTGAAGAAGTTTCTTTTGGGCAAAAATCTTGGTGCaatttagatattgaattgaaataaaaattaaaagttaaataaaatattattaggatattattattattttgaaatttaaaaaagttaaattgtttattatattatgtaaaaatttgaaaaaattgtaatgttgagatgagatgagataaaacacttcttgtatccaaacagaGCTGTCTTTGTGGGGGTTTTCCAAAAATTGCTGGGTACAAAAGTCATATCAAATACAGATTTAAGATGTCAcgtataaataattaaatctcatttcTCATTAATTTATACTTTTGAGATAAGAGATAATTTAACATAGTATGGTATACATGTTTTGAATTCGAAACTAAATTGTGCATTCACCTAATTGAATTAAATGTTCTCTATATTGGTCTCACacagaaaattaagaaagagTATGACCTACACGTGAGGAGggttaagatataatataaatattaaaatccatCTCTTCAATTTTGAGCAAGACACTGCTGCAATTAAACTTATGCCGTCCTATCCCCTAagagttggctcaagtggtaagggccttgggcttggggatATGCTTCTCTCAAGTCTAAAATTCAAATTCCCTTGGATGCAAATAATTTCTTGGGACCATCGGATTGagatttttcctttgaattacCCGAAGTGCACTTACGAAAAATTTCTTGCCAAGGGCCTATGCAATCCCGAGATTAATCGGGACGCTATTTCTGGACACCttgtgccaataaaaaaaaaaaaatacttatttcaTCCTACGCATATTTGGAATGGTCGAAATCACACCCTCAGTTACATATCCAGCGGAAACCCTACGTTACACCTCCCAAGACAACCGGGGAAGAGAAGTAGAAAACAAGATTAATGACGAACTCCGATGCAGGTGATAATATCAATGTACAGGCACAGGCAGAAGATCAGTAAGGACTTGAACAACTATAAGAACcaaacaatttttataaaattagtcaGTCAGAGCCAACTACATTTTTTAAAGCTCCATATCTAGCTACCTATATGTGCAAATGGGGTGGTGGCAGCCATTCCTCGTACCACACCCCTATGTCACAAGCTTAAAACAAGTgtagattaaaatatataaagaatgagagaagaaCTTGAATTTACATATAGGGTCATCATGACCACCAGATTAGGAGTCGGGTTGCTCAGTTTTCAGCGGTGCACCTGATGAGGATTTGCAACTCCCATTCTGAAGGTATAGGCTGTTGGCCACCATAGAATCACTAACCAACCCAACATCAACATCATCGAAGTTAAGGGTGCCTCTAAACTTTCGGGTGCTGCAGGAAAAAGCAATGCAGATGAAGATGTAGTACAAggagggaaaaagagaaaaggccAAACCTCAGAAGTTGGAAGGCATGTAGAAAAACATACCCATTCAAGCGGTTATTGATGGCACTCAGGTCTTTTGAAGGGCTCTGATATGCATGAGTACTCTCTCCAACGCAAGCATAGTAACTTTTTGAGCTATGTGAGATTAGAGCATCCATCTGTACAAATATTCAAAGTTTAATTTTGGAATGAGGAATTGATAAGTAGATCCGCGGATACGAAGAACCTAACTTTAACTTAAGAACAGAGCACTCCCCTAATTCAACTTGTTTTGATGCCAAGTTCATGCATTGAGATCATCATCTCAATCTTTTTTCAATCACATCAAATATATCATTGAGCCACCCAAAAACCCATAGCAAGACCAAATAAGCAACTCATATACAAGGTTATAAAAATAACACCTGCTCAGAAAAGGCCAAGACCATGGTTGAAATCTATAAACTTGTATAGAAAAACTGATAAGAAAACTGGTAGAACTCTCAGAGCAAAATTAGGTGAAACATCAAAGTCACCTTTACAGGAAGAGGGCTTTttagttgtgtttttttttgtcTTGTATTTTTCACGGAAAATAGGCAAATAattggatgaaaaaaatttttttggagaagtaattttttttgagatctaaagatgtttggattgaaattgaAAACTTTTTGTGCAAAACTTTGAAACTTTCTTTGCATCCAGATATGCCAGGTTCCATCAAATTGAAAATGTAACGGACTTGCATTACTCAGATGGAGATACGTACTAACTCAACCCACAAATGGGATCCcgcataaaataaaacaagcatacttcaaatatctaaaataatttcacataacACGTGAAGATCCAAATTCTCTTTTGTCCTTTGCTCTAGTAGGCTTGTAAGTATGTGACATTgactaatttgaaaatgaagcGGTAAAGGAGCAAAGCCCAAAAATATGAACACTAACAAAAACACAAGTACCTTTGATGATCGCAATGGAGAGACATATACATTGTGTGCTGCTGATACTTTCTTAGGGGACATATCAGGGAGACTTGGAAAAGGAGACATTTTAGGTGATCCAGGACATTGCGCTAATCAGccagaaaagagagaagaagcaTATCAGGTAATGGCTAGCATGATGCAAATAGCAATTGATGAGCATgatgataatatataaattcGCAACAAAAGCATACCATCATTATTGTTGACTTCAGGAACTCGGTTAGTTTTTGTAGTTGCTCCAGCAGGGCTAAGCTCAACCAACAGAGGCTTTACAGCAGGAACAaagattttattgtaaaatgtaATGATATCAACATGTTCCTGTGATGTTCTCTGTTTCCAAACCACTCAAGAGTGTTAAAACTTATCCAGAAGACTGACTGACAGTTAAATAGAGATTAGGAGACAGTACCCCATTGTGCCGTGCTGATGACCAATCAACAAACACACTGCGGAAAACTTGTGGTTTACATTGCGGTTGTTTGCTATAGTTGTAAATAATTTCCCTAAAGGTCAGGGCAAGTTGAGATATCTGCACTCCAGAACATGGCAAGAGTGAGAAAATAGGAAAAGGATTGAACAGCAGCCCAAAAACTCTCACAAGTTCGTCATAGCAAACCTTTGCAACTCCATAGAAACAACAAAGGATGATCTGGTCAATGTGACGGTTAAAAAATAGAGATGTCCGCTGACTTAGGATTTGTTGAAAAATAGAGTAGACATTCTCTCTGATCTGCTGAGATAGTTGTAGCCTTTCAACCATACCATTGATTCTGACAGCTGCCAACTTAGTTATCTAGAAATCACATGTACAATATGTAACTGTTAATGCAACTAAAAAGACAAACCAACGGAATCCTAACTAAATCCACAACGTGAGGTGAGATGGAAAACAAGTACAATTCATGACAGGAACAGATGTTTACCACTTTACTTCATttgttaaattacaaaaatagtaCGTTTGACCACATATACAGCACaaagaaatggaggaaaaagcACTACAGAATAAATCCACCTCAGGATTGGTCTCCAATATCCTCATTGTACAAACAAATATCCACAACAGTTTGATCTATATATCATCTACACGAAGAATTATCATCCTAACACAGAAAAGCTTCAAATTGGATGGCTCTGAGCAACCAAAACCTTACATAATACATCCAACAGAAAAATGCAAAAGTGATTCCTCATAAATGTGCCTAATACCTTGCTAAAGAATATATTGATTCCAGTTTCTGCACACGTCTCCCCTCCACCACCTGGATTTGGCCGTGTTGGACTGCGCACATGAATATCCAAAGGCAGAATCCCAAGTTAAAGAAGAGCTATAAAAACGAAAAgatgaaaacaaattagatcCATCAGTTCTCGTCTTCCAAGACTACATCTACATCAAATAGTACCTAGCAAATGCAGACTGCAAAGCAGGGGGTGGTAGCTTCGATTTAATGTTGTTCAGGAGGCGATCCTTGACGGGTGATGTAAAGGAATTCCGCTCTACTAATACACTTCGGTAATCTGTGCAGAGTCTTTTTGGAGACCTGATATCCCCATTCTGACCTGAATAGCAATAGTAATAcagtatatattaattaaatcagAATCACATTTTGTTTCAACAAAATAAAGCTATTCCAACTACTTCTATGCCTGCCCCCATGCATCTTAGCTTTATAGTTAGGGCATATATATAATGGACAGAGGTCATGAGTTTAAAACATGTATTTGCCAAAACTACTCTGCCAGCCCATAATGGCTACCATGGTTTAACACTCCATTCATAGTACAACCTTTTTTTATGTCAAATAACCTATGCATTGCACATAATTATTTATGTGATTTTGAACAGTCGACAAATCATTACCTAGTGAAGTCTCATGTTTCTGCAAAGAAGCCACGGGAGGTACCCCTCCGCAAGAAAATTTATTATGCATGGAAATTGCATCTAAAGATGGCATCGGTTCTGCCATTAACCCAAGACGATTTATTTCTGCAGAGAGACTAGGCCTTGCAACTATCAAAGAATTATACATTGAGGAACCCTTTTCCCACACCATGCTCTCCAAAAGTCGTTCTTCCAATGAGTTTAGATGTCGCCTCAATTCTCTTGGGAGGGATTCCTCATGTCTAATGAAACTCTCTATGACCTTACTAAGATCAAAAGATGTAATGCCAGTCCTCTCCAACACTGCAGGAAACAACATTGTGACAGTCTTATGTGTCGCTAGAACCAGTTCAGCAGAACAGGCAAGCATACATCTATGGAACCTCTCATTAGTTAACAAAGAGGTCAAATTATTTGCGTGAAGTATTTGGGCCTCTGCTCTACACATTGCTTCCAATAccctataatataatttgagtgcttcatgttttctttgttcttcCCAGATGTTGTCCATGAGGTTTGCGCTTTGCAGATTTCCAGTCACACAGCGCTCTCCCAGACCACTGTTTGGAAATATAGCCTGCAATATTACTTGTGCCCTGTATGCCACATCATCAGTTACATCCCTATCACATGATGCCAGGAAACGCTCCAGCTCTACTGAGGGTTGTGATAGAAGTGGAGAGATGACAGTCCTAAGCCACTTTGCAGTTGTCATTGCTGTGCTTACAGGTGTAGCTGCCATCTTTGAACTAGCACCACCAAGAATACCATTTGCATAAGATGCAGGAGAGCGCTGTGGAGAGAATTGACTAGTAATTGTTTTGGCTGGTGATGCTATTGAATCAAATTCTCTCTGTAAAAGaacaaatatcaatatcaaCTATTTTTCTTCAGTACACAATACAAACAGTAACAAATATTTGCACCAC
This window contains:
- the LOC121241451 gene encoding retinoblastoma-related protein-like isoform X2, which translates into the protein MEDAKLSHATATIFHSSSGNMDPTEARFTEFCKNGLSLDEIICTKAMKLLKETKPLMTNSSVIGNGTPEEAERFWFAFVLYSVKRLSEKNGDSEQRGSDDNRFTLCWILRAAKLTIVDFFKELPHFIVKVGPILSNLYGADWENRLEAKELQADFVHLSLLSKHYVRVYRDLFLTNEANVDKQSAVTSVSGYVSDYHRFGWLLFLALRVHVFSRFKDLVTCTNGLVSVLAILIIHVPVRFRNFNIHDNRRFVKKDGTKVDILASLCNIFDTSEHELRKTMEKANNIIVDILKKTPRPASECRSKNLENIDTDGLTYFEDLLEDSSLSSSLGNLERNYDDAIRSKGELDERVFINDEDIKLVSGSLSGGAANMSGVKREFDSIASPAKTITSQFSPQRSPASYANGILGGASSKMAATPVSTAMTTAKWLRTVISPLLSQPSVELERFLASCDRDVTDDVAYRAQVILQAIFPNSGLGERCVTGNLQSANLMDNIWEEQRKHEALKLYYRVLEAMCRAEAQILHANNLTSLLTNERFHRCMLACSAELVLATHKTVTMLFPAVLERTGITSFDLSKVIESFIRHEESLPRELRRHLNSLEERLLESMVWEKGSSMYNSLIVARPSLSAEINRLGLMAEPMPSLDAISMHNKFSCGGVPPVASLQKHETSLGQNGDIRSPKRLCTDYRSVLVERNSFTSPVKDRLLNNIKSKLPPPALQSAFASPTRPNPGGGGETCAETGINIFFSKITKLAAVRINGMVERLQLSQQIRENVYSIFQQILSQRTSLFFNRHIDQIILCCFYGVAKISQLALTFREIIYNYSKQPQCKPQVFRSVFVDWSSARHNGRTSQEHVDIITFYNKIFVPAVKPLLVELSPAGATTKTNRVPEVNNNDAQCPGSPKMSPFPSLPDMSPKKVSAAHNVYVSPLRSSKMDALISHSSKSYYACVGESTHAYQSPSKDLSAINNRLNGTRKFRGTLNFDDVDVGLVSDSMVANSLYLQNGSCKSSSGAPLKTEQPDS
- the LOC121241451 gene encoding retinoblastoma-related protein-like isoform X1, with the protein product MEDAKLSHATATIFHSSSGNMDPTEARFTEFCKNGLSLDEIICTKAMKLLKETKPLMTNSSVIGNGTCQPEEAERFWFAFVLYSVKRLSEKNGDSEQRGSDDNRFTLCWILRAAKLTIVDFFKELPHFIVKVGPILSNLYGADWENRLEAKELQADFVHLSLLSKHYVRVYRDLFLTNEANVDKQSAVTSVSGYVSDYHRFGWLLFLALRVHVFSRFKDLVTCTNGLVSVLAILIIHVPVRFRNFNIHDNRRFVKKDGTKVDILASLCNIFDTSEHELRKTMEKANNIIVDILKKTPRPASECRSKNLENIDTDGLTYFEDLLEDSSLSSSLGNLERNYDDAIRSKGELDERVFINDEDIKLVSGSLSGGAANMSGVKREFDSIASPAKTITSQFSPQRSPASYANGILGGASSKMAATPVSTAMTTAKWLRTVISPLLSQPSVELERFLASCDRDVTDDVAYRAQVILQAIFPNSGLGERCVTGNLQSANLMDNIWEEQRKHEALKLYYRVLEAMCRAEAQILHANNLTSLLTNERFHRCMLACSAELVLATHKTVTMLFPAVLERTGITSFDLSKVIESFIRHEESLPRELRRHLNSLEERLLESMVWEKGSSMYNSLIVARPSLSAEINRLGLMAEPMPSLDAISMHNKFSCGGVPPVASLQKHETSLGQNGDIRSPKRLCTDYRSVLVERNSFTSPVKDRLLNNIKSKLPPPALQSAFASPTRPNPGGGGETCAETGINIFFSKITKLAAVRINGMVERLQLSQQIRENVYSIFQQILSQRTSLFFNRHIDQIILCCFYGVAKISQLALTFREIIYNYSKQPQCKPQVFRSVFVDWSSARHNGRTSQEHVDIITFYNKIFVPAVKPLLVELSPAGATTKTNRVPEVNNNDAQCPGSPKMSPFPSLPDMSPKKVSAAHNVYVSPLRSSKMDALISHSSKSYYACVGESTHAYQSPSKDLSAINNRLNGTRKFRGTLNFDDVDVGLVSDSMVANSLYLQNGSCKSSSGAPLKTEQPDS